The DNA segment CGGGCTTTGAAAGTGAAATCGCCGGGATTCGCGCCGCCGGACGTGATGCCGAGGCGGCGATGCGGGCCGTCAGCGAGAACATGATCGATTCCACCCTGCTGGTAGGACCCGAGTCGCGCGTCCGCGAGCGGCTTAAGGAGCTGGTCGCGCCCGGAGTTGGCACCGTGATCGTGTTCACCAATCCGGTAAATGAAGACCGCAACAGGGCGGTCCGACGAACCATCACGGCACTGACGAATTTCTAGTCTTTCCGCTTGAGCGCCCATTCTCCGCAGGCGTGCGGGTGGCGCGAGGAGATGGGCGGCGTCCTGCACGCGGTCGGCGGGCTTTGCGGCTGCCGAATCTCGTACGCGGCGCTTGTTACTTTTTGGCCCTCTCTAGATAGAGAGACGGCCCTAAAACAGATTTCTGTGCGAGCAAACCTTGGGGTAGAGAATCGCCGAGGAGGCGGACAGGAGAACCGAGTTACTTCTCGCTCAACGTGCGCATCGCCCGGCGGCTTGCGCTGCTGCGCGCCCAGCGCGGATGGTCGCTGGACGCGTTGGCCGCGCGGACCGGAATCAGTCGCGCCAGCTTGTCGCGACTGGAACCTGGCGAACTGAGCCCTACCGCTTCGATGCTGGGCGCTCTGTGCACCCAGTATGGATGGACACTCGCGCGATTGATGGCCGACGCCGAGAGCGGTCCACCGTCCGTGGTCCGGAGGCCAGGACAGGTCACCTGGAAGGACCCTGCAAGCGGCTATCTGCGGACGGCCGTCGTAGCTGAGTCTCGCCAGGCGCTTGCGCGAGACTCCGCCAAAAGCTCGCGCGGTCGGATACTGCTGCAGGATTGCGGTCGCGAGTTCGGTGTTAAGGTCCTTGAGCGGCATCATCTCGCCGCCTCACCCAAATCTCAGGGGAGAGCTGGTGGAAGTATCGCTGCCGGCCGGCGCGTCGGTCTCTTACGATGCTTCACCGGTGCCCGGCCTGGAGCATCACCTTTGGATGCTCGAAGGGAGTGTCGCTATCGAAATAGAGGGAACCTCCTTTCGGGTCGAGAAAGGCGACTGCGTACGTTATGTGCTCTGCGGCTCTTCCCGCTTCGAATGCCGGAGCAAGCGGTCGGCCCGGTACCTGGTAGCCCTGGTGCATCCGTGACGGCAACCCGATGAACAGGATCGATGAGATTCGCGAGCGCTGGCGTCCGAACTCGTCGAACCCTGGCTAAGGACATCAAGATGCTTGCCGAGGTTCTGCACGAGTGCGTTCACGCCGGTGCCAGCGTCAGCTTTGTGCTTCCTTTCTCAATTGATGATGCGAGTGCATTCTGGCAGAACCAGGTTCTCTCCGCGGTGCGCACCGGACTCTGCTGCGTCCTGGTCGCTCGCAGCGCGCAGCGCATAGTGGGCACCGTACAACTCGATCTCGACACACCGCACAATCAGAGCCATCGGGCCGAAGTCCGCAAGCTGCTCGTGCATCCGCAAGTGCGCCGCCGCGGGATAGCGAGAAGGCTCATGAACGAGCTCGAGGGTTACGCACGCGCGGCAGGGCGCAGCCTGATGACGCTCGATACGACCACCGGCGGTTTTGCTGAGCCGCTGTACCTGTCAATCGGTTATGTGCGGGCTGGTGTAATTCCGCGCTATTCGCGCCGCGCGAATTCGCCGGAACTGGACGGCACCACGCTGA comes from the Candidatus Binataceae bacterium genome and includes:
- a CDS encoding GNAT family N-acetyltransferase is translated as MRFASAGVRTRRTLAKDIKMLAEVLHECVHAGASVSFVLPFSIDDASAFWQNQVLSAVRTGLCCVLVARSAQRIVGTVQLDLDTPHNQSHRAEVRKLLVHPQVRRRGIARRLMNELEGYARAAGRSLMTLDTTTGGFAEPLYLSIGYVRAGVIPRYSRRANSPELDGTTLMYKELGTVR
- a CDS encoding cupin domain-containing protein encodes the protein MEVSLPAGASVSYDASPVPGLEHHLWMLEGSVAIEIEGTSFRVEKGDCVRYVLCGSSRFECRSKRSARYLVALVHP